The Falco naumanni isolate bFalNau1 chromosome 1, bFalNau1.pat, whole genome shotgun sequence genome window below encodes:
- the CACNG5 gene encoding voltage-dependent calcium channel gamma-5 subunit, with protein sequence MSACGRRALTLLSSVFAVCGLGLLGISVSTDYWLYLEEGIVQPQNQTAEIKLSLHSGLWRVCFLAGEERGRCFTIEYVMPMNIQLTSESTVNVLKMIRSATPFPLVSLFFMFIGFILSNIGHIRPHRTILAFVSGIFFILSGLSLVVGLVLYISSINDEMLNRTKDSETFFNYKYGWSFAFSAISFLLTESAGVMSVYLFMKRYTAEDIYRPHPGFYRPRLSNCSDYSGQFLHPDAWARGRSPSDISSEASLQMNSNYPALLKCPDYDQMSSSPC encoded by the exons AGCGCCTGCGGCAGGAGGGCGCTGACCCTGCTCAGCAGCGTGTTCGCCGTCTGCGGCCTCGGCCTCTTGGGCATCTCCGTCAGCACCGACTACTGGCTCTACCTGGAGGAGGGCATCGTCCAGCCCCAGAACCAGACGGCGGAGATCAAACTGTCGCTGCACTCGGGGCTCTGGAGGGTCTGCTTTCTGGCAG GTGAAGAGCGTGGCCGGTGCTTCACTATCGAATACGTCATGCCCATGAACATCCAGCTGACGTCCGAATCCACAGTCAATGTCCTCA AGATGATCCGCTCTGCCACCCCCTTCCCTCTGGTCAGCCTTTTCTTCATGTTCATCGGCTTCATCCTGAGCAACATTGGCCACATTCGGCCTCACAGGACCATCCTCGCCTTCGTCTCGGGGATATTCTTCATCCTGTCAG GTCTGTCCttggtggtggggctggtgcTCTACATATCCAGCATTAACGATGAGATGCTGAACAGGACCAAGGACTCGGAAACGTTCTTCAATTACAAATACGGATGGTCATTTGCCTTCTCTGCCATCTCGTTCCTTCTGACGGAG AGCGCCGGGGTGATGTCTGTTTACCTGTTCATGAAGCGGTACACGGCCGAGGACATCTACCGACCTCACCCCGGCTTCTACCGGCCCCGTCTGAGCAACTGCTCGGACTACTCGGGGCAGTTCCTGCACCCGGACGCGTGGGCGCGGGGACGCAGCCCTTCGGATATCTCCAGCGAGGCGTCCCTGCAGATGAACAGCAACTACCCGGCCCTGCTCAAGTGCCCCGACTACGACCAGATGTCCTCGTCCCCCTGTTGA